The Desulfococcus multivorans DNA window CGGCTCCAGGTTGTCGGCGATGTCGACGACCTGATTGTCGTAGAAGTAGAGGCCGGTGACGGCATAGTTTGACCGTGGATTCGCCGGCTTTTCCTCGATGGACCGCACGCGCAGATCAGCGTCATACTCGACCACCCCGTATCGCTCCGGATCCTGAACATGGTAGGCGAACACGGTGGCGCCTTGACTCTGGGCCGCCGCCCGTTCCAGCTTCACCGCCAGATCATGGCCGTAGAAAATGTTGTCGCCCAGAATCAGGACGGGATCGTCATTGCCGATGAAACCACGTCCGATGGTAAAGGCTTGCGCCAGGCCGTCGGGAGAGGGCTGAACCGCATATTGAACATCGATGCCCCATTTTTCGCCGTCGCCGATCATCTCTCTGAAGCGGGGCGTATCCTGCGGCGTCGAGATGATCAGGATGTCGCGGACCCCTGCCAGCATCAGGGTGCTGAGGGGGTAATAGATCATCGGCTTGTCGTATACCGGCAGCAGTTGTTTCGATATGGTGAGCGTGATCGGATAGAGCCGCGTGCCGGATCCGCCGGCGAGGATGATGCCTTTGCGCCGGATCATGATTGTGCCTCCAGGGTTTCAGTAAGCATGCGTCTGGCGCCGGTTTGCCAGTGGGGGAGATTCAGGCCGAAGGCAGCCTGCAGTTTGGCGGTGTTCAAACGTGAATTGTGGGGGCGGCGTGCGGGCAGCGGGAAATCGCTGGTCGGTACCGGCGCGACGGTTTCGGGAGACGCCGCCAGTTTCATTCCGGCCCGGCGGGCATATTCCAGGATGAAAACCGCGTAGCCGTGCCATGAGGTTTCGCCGCCCGCCGCCAGGTGGTACAGGCCCCCCAGATCCGGGTTGTTGAAAACCGCTCGGAGGGCGTGGGCGGTCACATCCGCCAGCAGTTCGGCACCGGTGGGGGCGCCGAACTGATCGTCGATCACGGTGAGGGCTTCCCGCTCCCGGGCCAGCCGGAGAATGGTTCCGGCAAAGTTGGCCCCTCTCGTGCCGTAGACCCAACTGGTGCGGAAGATCAGGTGCCGGCAGCCCCCGGCGATAACGGCCTGTTCACCTTCCAGCTTGGTGCGGCCGTATACGTTCAAGGGGCCCGTGGGGTCGGTTTCCGTCCAGGGACGGTCGCCGCTGCCGTCAAAAACGTAGTCTGTGGAGTAGTGAACCATCCAGGCACCGCAGCGTCGGGCTTCCCGTGCGAGCACGCCGGGAGCCGCGGCATTGATGGTCCGGGCAAGCTCGCCCTCGCTTTCGGCCTTGTCGACAGCCGTATAGGCGGCGGCGTTGACAATCACGTCCGGAACGACTGCCCGAACGGTTCGGGCGACGCCTTCCAGGTTGGTGAGGTTCCCGCACAGCTCCTCGCTGCCGGAACCCAGAGCGACGATCTCGCCCAGCGGTGCCAGGCTGCGCTGCAGTTCCCAACCCACCTGGCCGTTCTTTCCGAATAGCAGGACCTTCATCGGTTTCGCTCCGCATAATTCTTTTCGATCCACGCCCGGTAGGCGCCGGAATGGACATTGTCGATCCAGTCCGGGTTTTGCAGATACCACATCACCGTTTTCCGGATGCCCGATTCAAAGGTTTCGGCCGGCTTCCATCCCAGTTCCCGCTCAATTTTCCGGGCATCGATGGCATACCGGCGGTCATGGCCGGGGCGGTCGGTGACGAATGCGATCTGCTCACAATAGCGTTTCCCGTCCGTCCGGGGACGCAATTCGTCGAGCAGGCCGCAGACGATGTTCACGATGTCGATATTGGCTTTTTCGTTCCATCCGCCGATGTTGTATATTTCTCCGGGGGAGCCTTCGGCCAGCACGTGCCGGACGGCCCGACAGTGATCCTTGACGTACAGCCAGTCGCGGATCTGCCGACCGTCGCCGTAAACCGGCAGGGGTTTCCCCGCCAGGGCGTTGATGATCATCAGGGGGATCAGTTTTTCGGGGAATTGATAAGGCCCGTAGTTGTTGGAACAGTTGGTGGTCA harbors:
- the rfbD gene encoding dTDP-4-dehydrorhamnose reductase, which translates into the protein MKVLLFGKNGQVGWELQRSLAPLGEIVALGSGSEELCGNLTNLEGVARTVRAVVPDVIVNAAAYTAVDKAESEGELARTINAAAPGVLAREARRCGAWMVHYSTDYVFDGSGDRPWTETDPTGPLNVYGRTKLEGEQAVIAGGCRHLIFRTSWVYGTRGANFAGTILRLAREREALTVIDDQFGAPTGAELLADVTAHALRAVFNNPDLGGLYHLAAGGETSWHGYAVFILEYARRAGMKLAASPETVAPVPTSDFPLPARRPHNSRLNTAKLQAAFGLNLPHWQTGARRMLTETLEAQS
- the rfbA gene encoding glucose-1-phosphate thymidylyltransferase RfbA, translating into MIRRKGIILAGGSGTRLYPITLTISKQLLPVYDKPMIYYPLSTLMLAGVRDILIISTPQDTPRFREMIGDGEKWGIDVQYAVQPSPDGLAQAFTIGRGFIGNDDPVLILGDNIFYGHDLAVKLERAAAQSQGATVFAYHVQDPERYGVVEYDADLRVRSIEEKPANPRSNYAVTGLYFYDNQVVDIADNLEPSARGELEITDVNRIYLERGKLNVEIMGRGYAWLDTGTHDSLQEASSFISTLQKRQGLMVSCPEEIAWRKGWIDAARIEKLAHTMAKNGYGQYLLGLLKKGWAL